In Tepidimonas taiwanensis, the following are encoded in one genomic region:
- a CDS encoding Uma2 family endonuclease, translating into MSALPQPRFSPADYLAWEVDQPVKHEYVCGEVFAMAGASDAHVTVSLNVAGALRDHLRGTGCRTYIADMKLKAADNAYFYPDVFVTCSAADAKRSDIKEEAVLVVEVLSPSTAAYDRGVKFAYYRGMASLQEYVLIDPERVSVDVFRRGADGLWVLHPFGPGDTVELASVGLRLPMQRVYEDITDAEGAPLVMGSGAG; encoded by the coding sequence ATGTCCGCCCTGCCGCAACCCCGCTTTTCGCCCGCCGATTACCTGGCCTGGGAGGTCGATCAGCCGGTCAAGCACGAGTACGTGTGCGGCGAGGTCTTTGCGATGGCCGGGGCGAGCGACGCCCACGTGACGGTGAGTTTGAACGTGGCCGGCGCGCTGCGCGATCACCTGCGCGGCACGGGGTGCCGAACGTACATCGCCGACATGAAGCTGAAGGCCGCGGACAACGCGTATTTCTACCCCGACGTGTTCGTGACCTGCAGCGCGGCCGACGCCAAGCGATCGGACATCAAGGAGGAGGCGGTGCTGGTGGTGGAGGTGCTCTCCCCCAGCACGGCGGCGTATGACCGGGGCGTCAAGTTTGCGTACTACCGCGGCATGGCGTCGCTTCAGGAGTACGTGCTGATCGACCCCGAGCGGGTGAGTGTCGATGTGTTTCGCCGCGGTGCGGACGGGCTGTGGGTGCTGCACCCGTTTGGCCCCGGCGACACGGTCGAGCTGGCCAGCGTCGGGCTGCGGCTGCCGATGCAGCGGGTGTACGAGGACATCACCGACGCCGAAGGCGCGCCGCTGGTGATGGGGTCAGGCGCCGGCTGA